TCTCTGACTTTCAATTAAAAAAACAAAAAAAAGGCAAGATTAGTTCTGGCAAGAAACTTGTTTTGGAACTTATTCCAACCAAAAAGATTGTCGATAAACTCAAAAAATGGTCACCAAAATCTTTCCTGATTAAATTCAAGCTGGAATCTAACAAAACAAAGAAGCAATTATTTAAAATCGCAATAAAAAGCAAAAAACAATCTCAGGCAAATTTAATTGTTGCGAACACACTCCCCTTTCTGCATGGTCATAATTTCTTTTTAATAAAAAGTAAAAAACAATATCTACCTTTAAAAAGCAAAAAACAATTAGCTATTACTCTTGCAGATATTTTCGAAGGAGAATTGAAGTGAGAATAATTGGCATCGACCCTGGTTATGCCTTAGTTGGCTATGGAATAATAGACGTAGTTGGGAACACACTAAAGCCTGTTAAATACGGATGCATCAAAACAGAAGCCAAAACAAACTTTTACTCGAGAATGATAAAAATCAACACAGAACTTAAAGAATTATTAAAAGAATTTAATCCTACAGCAATGGGCATTGAGAAGCTTTTTTTTTCTAGAAACACTACAACTGCACTTGATGTAGCACAGGTAAGAGGCGCCATCATTCAGGAAGGGCTGAATTGTGGTTTAGAAATCTATGAATATACCCCAAACGAAGTAAAAATAGCAGTTACTGGCTATGGCAAAGCCGATAAACAACAAATCCAACAAATGGTGAAAAATTTACTTCATTTAACTGAAATACCTAAGCCAGATGATACAGCGGATGCATTAGCTATCGCAATATGTCATAATAACTCATATCGGATAAAAGGATTGGAGCGCATAAATGTATAGTTTTTTAAAAGGCGAATTAGTAGAAATTAACGACACAAATTGTGTTTTGGATGTTAATGGTGTGGGTTTCCTTGTAAATATTACTAAAAAAGAAGCAGCGCAAATTCTGACAATGCAAGGCAAAGAACTAACTCTCTTTGTAGAATTAATTGTTAGAGAAGATAGCCACTCTCTCTATGGTTTTGCGCAGAAAAGCGCTAAAGAACTCTTCAAAATCCTTATCCAATTAAGTGGAATTGGTCCAAAAGTAGCTTTAAATATTTTGTCTGAACTTTCACCAGAAGAACTTAGTCGGGCTATTTTAACTAATGATATTGTTAAGCTAACTTCTATTTCTGGAATTGGCAAAAAAACAGCAGAACGAATGATTATTGATTTAAAAGATAAAATTAAAAACTTCAGCTCTGGAGATATTTCTGTGTCCGAAAATGCCAAGCATCATATCAACCCAGAAATCGAAGAAGAACTTACTTCTGCTCTGACTGCGCTTGGTTATCGTTCTCATGAAATCAAAAGGATTATTCAAAACATTAAAGTTGATAATATAGAAGACTTGAAATTAGAAGAGCTAATTAAACTAGCGCTCAAAGCTTCTTCGTACTAAAGAATACTTTCTAAAATTCGTAGAACATATCTTTCTATCCAGATATAAACTGCTCGATAAAGTTTTTGCTCCGGACCTAAGGGATCCACATAAACAGTGCGACAGTCTACTATATTTCCACCAAGAATATCCATAAATAATTGATCTCCGATACAGACTGTTTTGCTTGGCAAACAAGAGTAATCCTTAAATATCTTCTGATAGACCCAAGGAAAGGGTTTCATTGCCTTATAGACACAGGAAATTTCTAAAAAGTCAGCAACTCGTAATGCTCTAGTTAATCTTCGATTATTAGAAACAAGAATTACTTTCCATTTTTTAGCCTTTAAATCGTCTACTAATTTTTTCATCTTCCATTCAGGAAAAGAATACTTTCTTTCAACAATCGTATTATCAATGTCAATCAGGGCACAATTAAAGCCTTTATTATGCAAAAGCTCAAAGTCTATATCTAGTATTGTAGACTTATGTTCATCAGGCATTAAATAGGCAGATAAAACATCTCTCATGCTCTCAAAAAAATTTATTTTTATCATCTCTGAAAATCATAACATATTTTTTAAATTTATTAGAGTATGAGTGCTAATCATTGCATTTTCTGTAAAAACTGAAATTAACTTAAAGCTCCTTCGATACATTTATATATGAAAAACAAAATTATTGCTTTGAGATACGAAATACCTGAAATCAAGGACTACAAAGGAAATGTTTTTCTTGAGCTATCACTTGTTACACTTCAAGAAGAAGTAAACAATCTACTGATAAAGCATCCAGAAAAAAGAGAACAGATTCTAATTGAAGCAGAAGTAACAAAAACAGAGATAGTCCAAATATACGAAAAGATACAGTTCAAGTTAAGGTCTACAGCTGGACCTATAAAGTCCTTAGAAATTTCAATAAAAGAAAACGAATCCAA
The DNA window shown above is from Candidatus Margulisiibacteriota bacterium and carries:
- a CDS encoding phosphopantothenoylcysteine decarboxylase codes for the protein MKSRVLVTAGNTWSTIDDVRVITNIFSGETGLRIAKEIAKRGFKVTLILADCRVCLKKYKHKNIKIIRAITYDNFYSQVKKETKKRIYKVIIHAAAISDFQLKKQKKGKISSGKKLVLELIPTKKIVDKLKKWSPKSFLIKFKLESNKTKKQLFKIAIKSKKQSQANLIVANTLPFLHGHNFFLIKSKKQYLPLKSKKQLAITLADIFEGELK
- the ruvC gene encoding crossover junction endodeoxyribonuclease RuvC translates to MRIIGIDPGYALVGYGIIDVVGNTLKPVKYGCIKTEAKTNFYSRMIKINTELKELLKEFNPTAMGIEKLFFSRNTTTALDVAQVRGAIIQEGLNCGLEIYEYTPNEVKIAVTGYGKADKQQIQQMVKNLLHLTEIPKPDDTADALAIAICHNNSYRIKGLERINV
- the ruvA gene encoding Holliday junction branch migration protein RuvA, whose protein sequence is MYSFLKGELVEINDTNCVLDVNGVGFLVNITKKEAAQILTMQGKELTLFVELIVREDSHSLYGFAQKSAKELFKILIQLSGIGPKVALNILSELSPEELSRAILTNDIVKLTSISGIGKKTAERMIIDLKDKIKNFSSGDISVSENAKHHINPEIEEELTSALTALGYRSHEIKRIIQNIKVDNIEDLKLEELIKLALKASSY
- a CDS encoding YqeG family HAD IIIA-type phosphatase, which codes for MIKINFFESMRDVLSAYLMPDEHKSTILDIDFELLHNKGFNCALIDIDNTIVERKYSFPEWKMKKLVDDLKAKKWKVILVSNNRRLTRALRVADFLEISCVYKAMKPFPWVYQKIFKDYSCLPSKTVCIGDQLFMDILGGNIVDCRTVYVDPLGPEQKLYRAVYIWIERYVLRILESIL